One window of the Carnobacterium maltaromaticum DSM 20342 genome contains the following:
- a CDS encoding Rrf2 family transcriptional regulator yields the protein MKLTKGLEQAVCIITLLATQEKEIPVSSFIINQRLQGSPTYIKKLMRKLVVNDLVNSVSGINGGFTLAKRPQNITLLDIIEALEGPIVTYPNTGLINMVFQDMQPVATQGDLVLTDVFQKADTYYTKYLNQQTVEDLIQETLGLHEIPVLNWNDLAEKKGLLRKVLNNVNGNDEK from the coding sequence ATGAAACTAACGAAAGGATTAGAACAAGCTGTTTGTATTATTACGTTACTGGCGACACAAGAAAAAGAAATACCAGTTTCTTCATTTATTATCAATCAACGATTGCAAGGCTCACCGACATACATCAAAAAATTGATGCGGAAATTGGTAGTCAACGACTTAGTCAATTCGGTATCAGGAATTAATGGTGGTTTTACATTGGCAAAAAGGCCACAAAATATCACCTTACTAGATATCATTGAAGCGTTGGAGGGACCGATTGTAACTTATCCAAATACAGGATTGATTAATATGGTTTTTCAAGATATGCAACCAGTTGCTACGCAAGGCGATTTAGTGTTGACGGATGTTTTTCAAAAAGCAGATACGTATTATACGAAATACCTTAATCAGCAAACAGTGGAAGATTTAATTCAAGAAACGTTAGGACTTCATGAAATTCCAGTTTTAAATTGGAATGATTTAGCCGAGAAAAAAGGTTTATTACGAAAGGTGTTGAATAATGTCAATGGAAATGATGAAAAATGA
- a CDS encoding serine hydrolase domain-containing protein, translating into MKKKIRTILALMLLLICVGAVGFFSAKYSTSLFNQPDSKNIKKVLATSEENSKESSNEASSESSQEPENPVVPDTQGAEMMANLDVPTDGSQYPELTQEIEKALNKDTFIGSVLVVKDGKVMLNKGYGFADKSQNIGNSFQSLFYIGSVQKSVTAVGIMKLVDEGKLKVDDPVSNFYPNLKGGTGITVRQLLTHMSGIQGRKKPTVAMTHQQVVEDIVNQTVLKDSGQWHYSNDNYSLLAGIIEQVSGKGYSEFIRDTVLAPAGLSHTGFYDTFNSALFHANPYQKANTDPYQLASISDASLSQEFGAGNMYMTPGDLYKFNQALITGKLVSPESLAEIQTPGNSKNGYGFGMYMSNDTKYSHGVLGSYNVLVLTSLDAKDAVIIMANEKPEFDILKVAGSIYEAAKKMENS; encoded by the coding sequence ATGAAGAAAAAAATACGGACGATACTAGCCCTAATGCTACTGTTAATCTGTGTAGGAGCTGTTGGATTTTTTTCAGCAAAATATAGCACCTCCTTGTTTAATCAACCAGATTCAAAAAATATAAAAAAAGTGCTGGCAACCAGTGAAGAAAATAGTAAAGAAAGTTCTAATGAAGCTTCCTCCGAGAGTAGCCAAGAGCCAGAAAATCCAGTAGTTCCAGATACACAGGGAGCAGAAATGATGGCTAACCTAGACGTACCTACTGATGGAAGTCAGTATCCTGAATTAACCCAAGAAATTGAAAAGGCATTAAATAAAGATACTTTTATTGGTTCGGTATTAGTCGTGAAAGATGGCAAAGTTATGCTAAATAAAGGCTATGGATTTGCAGATAAGAGTCAAAATATTGGGAATTCATTTCAATCTTTATTTTACATTGGATCCGTACAGAAAAGTGTCACAGCAGTTGGGATTATGAAACTAGTAGATGAGGGGAAATTAAAGGTTGATGATCCTGTTAGCAACTTCTATCCCAATTTAAAAGGTGGGACAGGTATCACAGTTCGCCAGTTATTGACACATATGTCTGGTATACAGGGACGGAAAAAACCAACTGTAGCTATGACGCATCAACAAGTTGTCGAGGATATTGTGAATCAAACTGTTTTAAAAGATAGTGGTCAATGGCATTATTCTAATGATAATTACAGCTTGCTAGCGGGGATTATTGAACAGGTTTCAGGAAAAGGATATTCAGAATTTATTCGTGATACGGTTCTAGCTCCAGCAGGACTTTCCCATACTGGTTTTTATGATACATTTAATTCAGCTTTATTTCATGCTAATCCCTATCAAAAGGCGAATACAGATCCCTATCAACTAGCTAGCATCTCTGACGCAAGTCTTTCACAAGAATTCGGCGCTGGAAATATGTATATGACACCAGGTGATTTATACAAATTCAATCAAGCCTTGATTACTGGTAAGTTAGTTAGTCCTGAGAGTCTCGCGGAGATTCAAACACCTGGAAATTCTAAAAATGGTTATGGTTTTGGAATGTATATGAGCAATGATACGAAATATAGTCATGGTGTTTTAGGTAGCTACAATGTATTAGTTTTAACTTCTTTGGATGCAAAAGATGCTGTTATTATTATGGCTAATGAAAAACCAGAATTTGATATTTTAAAAGTAGCTGGATCGATTTATGAAGCAGCTAAGAAAATGGAGAACTCTTAA
- a CDS encoding glycerol-3-phosphate acyltransferase codes for MPKEIQLSLILLLGYLVGTINGGYLLVKFRKKQDIREQFSGNAGARNVYRVMGKYGFIGTILIDGLKTIGIYLVINYYFPDWTMAKIIVFIGVFLGHCFPVFLGFRGGMGVVVYLASTLLILPFAIVILVAVTLLVYAIFRNKTLAGLLGMACIPVTSFYSPLSISWTYYFAGILLAILAFYVIPRNKKKEGTDFVE; via the coding sequence ATGCCAAAAGAAATACAGCTAAGTTTAATTCTTTTACTTGGTTATTTAGTAGGAACAATTAATGGTGGCTATTTATTAGTTAAATTTCGGAAAAAACAAGATATTAGGGAACAATTTTCAGGTAATGCGGGGGCTCGTAATGTCTATCGTGTGATGGGGAAATATGGCTTTATTGGCACGATACTTATCGATGGATTGAAAACGATTGGAATATATTTAGTGATAAACTATTATTTTCCTGATTGGACGATGGCCAAAATCATTGTTTTTATAGGTGTCTTTTTAGGACACTGTTTTCCAGTCTTTTTAGGTTTTCGTGGGGGAATGGGCGTTGTCGTATACTTAGCTTCGACTTTATTAATACTTCCGTTCGCTATCGTTATTCTAGTAGCAGTCACTTTGCTTGTCTACGCTATTTTTAGAAATAAGACACTGGCGGGATTGCTAGGAATGGCTTGCATTCCAGTGACTAGTTTTTATAGTCCTCTATCTATTAGTTGGACGTATTACTTTGCGGGGATTTTATTAGCTATTTTAGCTTTTTATGTGATTCCTAGAAATAAGAAAAAAGAAGGAACTGATTTTGTTGAATAA
- a CDS encoding response regulator: MSIKTVLVIEDDPAISNFMTAILTGNDYKVLTADTGKLGISMCATWSPDVVILDLGLPDIDGIEVLQTIRGWSEIPILIVSARGNEVEKVSALDEGADDYITKPFGTSELLARIRTALRHSTKKDSENSQLINGELTIDFEKRQVEIAGEKIHLTPNEYKIIQLLAINIGKVLTHDFISKHVWGPYVSENQALRVNMSNIRRKIEVNPAEPHFILTEIGIGYRMVELT; the protein is encoded by the coding sequence ATGAGTATAAAAACAGTTTTGGTGATTGAAGATGACCCGGCAATTTCTAATTTTATGACAGCTATTTTAACTGGAAATGATTATAAAGTCTTGACTGCTGATACTGGAAAATTGGGAATTAGTATGTGTGCTACATGGTCACCAGACGTGGTGATTTTAGATTTAGGTTTACCAGATATTGATGGTATTGAGGTGTTGCAAACAATTCGAGGCTGGTCTGAAATTCCAATTTTGATTGTTTCTGCTCGTGGGAATGAAGTCGAGAAAGTGTCGGCTTTAGATGAAGGTGCTGATGATTATATTACTAAACCTTTTGGAACTTCTGAATTATTGGCAAGGATTCGAACGGCTTTACGTCATTCAACAAAAAAAGATTCAGAAAATAGTCAATTAATTAACGGTGAGTTAACTATTGATTTTGAAAAAAGACAAGTTGAAATTGCTGGAGAAAAAATTCATTTAACACCAAATGAGTACAAAATTATTCAATTATTGGCAATCAATATTGGAAAAGTCTTAACTCATGACTTTATTTCTAAACATGTCTGGGGACCTTATGTTTCAGAAAATCAAGCATTACGTGTGAATATGTCCAATATCCGTCGAAAAATAGAAGTAAATCCAGCTGAACCACATTTTATTTTAACTGAAATAGGGATTGGGTATCGTATGGTAGAATTAACTTAG
- a CDS encoding sensor histidine kinase: MQEEDIRPDPDQLLLQVGQDEETTMGKLRVFFGYAAGVGKTYGMLKEAIEQQETGKVVLAGYVEPHARPETMALLDHLNQLPSKKIPYKNMMLEEFDLDEALRLQPEIILVDELAHTNALGSRNKKRYQDIEELLQAGIDVYTTVNVQHIESLNDIVEDITHVRVHETVPDSFFDEALIKLIDVEPDELLGRLKEGKIYRPEHAKKAMNHFFTKENLKLLREIAIRRAADHIGMDNRIEEAYTEKRAHVKLLTCIDSEHQTGAEKCIRWTARLANAFRAEWVVLHVDESGDNEKSEAELALLKRNNELAERLGAEVVTLSGHNPVTTIAQYAKLTGVTDIIIGKHRRKLDYQRLLKDDIEDRLIKHLSNVELHIVPFIEKYPRIKNRFFSKERLIPKNLTIADSLKTMVLLLMATLLSEIFSFLGIGDQNVIVVYLLFILIISQVTTGYFYGVLSSIISVIFFNWFFVDPLFSLTVYKAGYPITLLIMLMVALFTSNMMIRVKSQARESIKKEHQMGVLYDFNKKLLATRNLNGIINLTNDYLVSTMNHSVIFYTEQGKNLLNHKALAFENKQDIEVLTGSDEEAVANWVFNNQKVAGYGTDTLMGAKGFYLPVLSQGRVLAVIGVLLSKENPLTHENLNFLKLIASQLSLALERQYLVTEQQQIMLETEKEKMRSNLLRAISHDLRTPLTGILGASSAILENKDKFDEELKLSLIKDIKEDSEWLIRMVENLLSVTRIDEGTMKVKKMPEAVEEIVAGAVRRIRKRFKEQELIVKVPDEFLLVPMDGTLIEQVLINLMENAIKHSGSKGAISVIVKRNRNKAIFEVTDNGIGIPEKKLASLFDQFGKESDTPIDATRGMGIGLSICKTIVAAHSGTIEVTNKQQGGAVFRFTLPID; this comes from the coding sequence ATGCAGGAAGAGGATATACGGCCAGATCCAGATCAATTGTTACTACAAGTTGGGCAGGATGAGGAAACTACAATGGGGAAATTACGTGTTTTTTTTGGGTATGCTGCTGGAGTAGGGAAAACTTACGGGATGCTGAAGGAAGCAATTGAACAACAAGAAACCGGTAAAGTCGTTTTAGCTGGTTATGTAGAACCTCATGCACGTCCTGAAACAATGGCTTTATTAGATCATTTAAATCAACTGCCTTCTAAAAAGATACCGTATAAAAATATGATGCTAGAGGAATTTGATTTGGATGAAGCACTTAGGCTACAGCCAGAAATAATTTTAGTTGATGAATTAGCACATACTAATGCTCTAGGCTCTAGAAATAAAAAAAGATACCAAGATATTGAAGAGCTATTACAAGCCGGTATAGATGTTTACACAACTGTAAATGTGCAACATATTGAAAGCTTAAATGATATTGTCGAGGATATCACGCATGTTCGTGTGCATGAAACTGTGCCAGATTCATTTTTTGATGAGGCTCTTATTAAATTAATTGATGTAGAACCTGATGAATTGTTGGGTCGTTTAAAAGAAGGTAAAATCTATCGTCCTGAGCATGCTAAGAAAGCTATGAATCACTTTTTTACAAAAGAAAATCTTAAATTACTTCGTGAAATTGCGATTCGTCGCGCTGCGGATCATATTGGAATGGATAATCGGATTGAAGAGGCTTATACAGAAAAACGGGCTCATGTTAAATTATTGACTTGTATTGATAGCGAACATCAAACAGGTGCTGAAAAATGTATTCGTTGGACGGCTCGGTTAGCCAATGCTTTTCGCGCAGAGTGGGTTGTTCTTCATGTGGATGAAAGTGGAGATAATGAGAAAAGTGAAGCAGAATTGGCTTTGTTAAAACGAAATAATGAACTGGCTGAGCGCTTAGGAGCAGAAGTTGTCACGTTATCCGGTCATAATCCAGTGACGACAATTGCTCAATATGCCAAATTGACAGGCGTAACAGATATTATTATCGGAAAGCATCGTCGTAAATTGGATTATCAACGTCTGCTAAAGGATGATATTGAAGATCGCTTGATTAAACATTTAAGTAATGTTGAGTTGCATATTGTGCCGTTTATTGAAAAATATCCACGAATTAAGAATCGCTTCTTTTCGAAAGAACGTTTAATTCCTAAAAATTTAACAATAGCAGATAGTCTTAAAACGATGGTGTTATTATTAATGGCGACATTGCTATCAGAAATTTTTTCTTTTCTAGGAATTGGCGATCAAAATGTTATCGTGGTGTATTTGCTCTTTATTTTGATTATTTCACAAGTAACAACAGGCTATTTTTATGGAGTTTTATCTTCTATTATAAGCGTTATATTTTTTAATTGGTTTTTTGTAGATCCATTGTTTTCTCTGACCGTTTATAAAGCTGGTTACCCAATTACGTTATTAATCATGTTAATGGTTGCCTTATTTACCAGTAATATGATGATTCGTGTCAAAAGTCAAGCACGTGAATCAATAAAAAAAGAGCATCAAATGGGTGTCTTATACGATTTCAACAAAAAATTATTAGCTACTCGAAATCTAAATGGTATTATAAATTTAACCAATGATTACCTTGTAAGCACTATGAATCATAGTGTCATATTTTACACGGAGCAAGGGAAAAATTTACTGAATCACAAAGCTTTAGCCTTCGAAAACAAGCAGGATATTGAGGTTTTAACGGGATCTGATGAAGAAGCTGTTGCTAATTGGGTTTTTAATAATCAAAAGGTTGCAGGTTACGGAACTGATACATTAATGGGTGCGAAGGGTTTTTATTTACCCGTCCTTTCTCAAGGGCGAGTTTTGGCTGTTATTGGTGTCTTGTTATCAAAAGAAAATCCATTGACACATGAGAATTTAAACTTTTTAAAATTAATTGCATCTCAACTTTCTTTAGCTTTAGAAAGACAATATTTAGTTACAGAGCAACAACAAATCATGTTGGAAACTGAAAAAGAGAAAATGCGAAGTAATTTATTAAGAGCTATTTCTCATGATTTACGCACACCTTTGACAGGAATACTAGGAGCTAGCTCAGCTATTCTTGAAAATAAAGATAAATTTGATGAGGAATTAAAACTGAGTTTAATTAAAGATATTAAAGAAGATTCAGAATGGCTTATCCGCATGGTAGAAAATCTATTGTCTGTTACCCGAATTGATGAAGGAACGATGAAAGTTAAAAAAATGCCGGAAGCTGTTGAAGAAATTGTTGCTGGTGCTGTGCGCCGCATTCGCAAACGATTTAAGGAACAAGAATTAATAGTTAAAGTTCCAGATGAATTTTTATTGGTTCCGATGGATGGAACGTTGATTGAACAAGTTTTAATTAATTTAATGGAGAATGCGATTAAGCATTCTGGTTCAAAAGGCGCGATATCTGTCATTGTGAAGCGAAATCGGAACAAAGCTATTTTTGAAGTGACAGATAATGGTATTGGTATTCCAGAAAAAAAATTAGCTTCGTTGTTTGATCAATTTGGAAAAGAAAGTGACACACCAATTGATGCAACTCGAGGAATGGGAATTGGATTGTCGATTTGTAAAACCATTGTTGCCGCTCATAGTGGTACAATAGAAGTGACGAACAAGCAACAAGGTGGAGCTGTCTTTAGATTTACTTTACCAATAGATTAA
- a CDS encoding potassium-transporting ATPase subunit C, translated as MKTFKAALMPGFKMLMVMTVICGFAYTLLVTGIAQLFFPEEANGSIVTVALAEGGEKQIGSKLIGQGFTEPKYLLGRPNTGASASQLSPVSSEQKELVLERIANLEKIDPMNKAEIPMELVTASGSGVDPEISLATALYQVDRIANERGISEKEVEKVIKNNTIGTIFGKIGEPRVNVLGVNMQLDGLKIIK; from the coding sequence ATGAAAACTTTTAAAGCGGCTTTAATGCCCGGTTTTAAAATGTTAATGGTGATGACGGTGATATGTGGTTTTGCTTATACATTACTTGTGACGGGAATTGCCCAATTGTTTTTCCCTGAGGAAGCAAATGGAAGTATTGTAACGGTTGCTTTAGCTGAAGGAGGCGAAAAGCAAATTGGTTCTAAATTGATTGGACAAGGATTTACTGAACCTAAATATTTACTTGGTCGTCCAAATACAGGTGCTAGTGCTAGCCAACTTTCACCAGTTAGTTCTGAACAAAAAGAATTGGTTTTAGAGCGGATTGCAAATTTAGAAAAAATTGATCCTATGAATAAAGCTGAAATTCCAATGGAACTTGTAACGGCTTCTGGTAGTGGAGTTGATCCAGAAATTTCTTTGGCAACTGCTTTGTATCAAGTTGATCGAATAGCAAATGAACGAGGAATTTCAGAAAAAGAAGTTGAGAAAGTAATCAAAAACAATACAATCGGAACAATCTTTGGTAAAATAGGGGAACCAAGAGTAAATGTTTTAGGCGTGAATATGCAGTTAGATGGTTTGAAAATAATTAAATAG
- the kdpB gene encoding potassium-transporting ATPase subunit KdpB: protein MQEEQSRKMVFQDAFKQSFVKLAPMIQLKNPVMFVVYLGAVLTTCLYFLSFAGINDAPAGFILAIALILWVTILFANFAEAIAEGRGRAQADSLKSARKEVMAKKLKSIKAIDQFTEVVSSDLKRGDIVYVATGEQIPMDGDVVDGAASVDESAITGESAPVIRESGGDRSAVTGGTTVVSDFLVIQVTAESGESFLDKMIAMVEGSARKKTPNEISLQILLVTLTIIFLVVSATLLPFTEFSSQLAGNGSALSLTTIIALLVCLAPTTIGALLSSIGIAGMSRLNKANVLAMSGRAIEAAGDVDILMLDKTGTITLGNRKASEFLPVAGVEEFELADAAQLSSLADETAEGRSIVILAKERFEIRGRDFQELNATFIDFSAKTRMSGIDYQGNEIRKGAADTVKQFVVAAGEVYPEECDQIVAKIAGLGGTPLVVVKNKKVLGVVYLKDIVKNGVKERFDDLRKMGIKTIMITGDNPMTAAAIAAEAGVDDFLAEATPEAKLELIRQYQEEGHLVAMTGDGTNDAPALAQADVAVAMNTGTQAAKEAGNMIDLDSSPTKLIDIVQIGKQLLMTRGALTTFSIANDVAKYFAIIPVLFYGIYPQLNALNIMHLTSPTSAILSAIIYNAVIIIALIPLSLKGVAYKELPASQILRHNLFVYGLGGLIAPFIAIKLIDMALTVVGLV, encoded by the coding sequence ATGCAAGAGGAACAATCTAGAAAAATGGTTTTTCAAGATGCTTTTAAGCAATCTTTTGTTAAATTAGCACCAATGATTCAACTTAAAAACCCAGTTATGTTTGTTGTTTATTTAGGAGCAGTTTTGACAACGTGTTTGTATTTTCTATCGTTTGCTGGGATTAATGACGCACCTGCTGGCTTTATCTTAGCAATTGCTTTAATTTTATGGGTGACAATTTTATTTGCAAACTTTGCTGAAGCTATCGCGGAAGGTCGCGGTCGTGCACAAGCGGATAGTCTGAAAAGTGCTCGTAAGGAAGTTATGGCTAAAAAATTAAAATCAATTAAGGCTATTGATCAGTTTACGGAAGTTGTTTCTTCGGATTTAAAACGTGGGGATATTGTTTATGTTGCCACCGGTGAGCAGATTCCAATGGATGGTGATGTGGTTGATGGTGCGGCTTCTGTAGATGAGAGTGCTATTACAGGTGAATCTGCCCCTGTGATTCGAGAATCTGGTGGTGATCGAAGCGCAGTTACTGGTGGAACAACCGTCGTTTCAGATTTTTTAGTGATTCAAGTAACTGCTGAAAGTGGCGAAAGTTTCTTGGATAAGATGATTGCTATGGTAGAAGGTTCAGCTCGTAAAAAGACACCCAATGAAATTTCATTACAAATTCTATTGGTGACTTTGACCATTATCTTTTTAGTTGTTTCAGCGACATTGCTGCCTTTTACAGAATTTTCGAGTCAATTGGCTGGAAATGGATCAGCACTTTCTTTGACAACTATTATTGCTTTATTAGTTTGTTTAGCTCCAACAACGATTGGTGCGTTGCTTTCTTCAATTGGAATTGCAGGTATGAGTCGTTTAAATAAAGCAAATGTCTTAGCTATGAGTGGTCGTGCTATTGAGGCGGCTGGGGACGTCGATATTTTAATGTTGGATAAAACTGGAACCATTACACTGGGAAATCGTAAAGCTAGTGAATTTTTACCAGTTGCTGGAGTCGAGGAATTTGAATTGGCGGATGCAGCTCAATTGTCTTCTTTGGCAGATGAAACTGCTGAAGGACGTAGTATTGTTATCTTAGCTAAAGAGCGGTTTGAGATTCGTGGACGTGATTTTCAAGAGTTAAATGCAACTTTTATTGATTTCTCTGCGAAAACACGCATGAGTGGGATTGATTATCAAGGCAACGAGATTCGCAAAGGTGCTGCGGATACAGTTAAACAGTTTGTGGTAGCTGCAGGGGAAGTATATCCTGAAGAATGTGATCAAATTGTAGCGAAAATTGCAGGTCTAGGTGGAACACCTTTAGTTGTTGTTAAGAATAAAAAAGTCCTTGGTGTCGTTTATTTGAAAGATATAGTCAAAAATGGTGTCAAAGAACGTTTTGATGATTTACGTAAAATGGGCATCAAAACAATTATGATTACTGGGGATAATCCAATGACCGCAGCCGCAATTGCAGCTGAAGCGGGCGTGGATGATTTTTTAGCAGAAGCGACTCCAGAAGCTAAATTAGAGTTAATTCGTCAGTACCAAGAAGAAGGGCATTTAGTTGCGATGACTGGCGATGGAACCAATGATGCTCCTGCATTAGCGCAAGCCGATGTAGCGGTGGCAATGAATACTGGAACTCAAGCAGCTAAAGAAGCTGGGAATATGATTGATTTAGATTCTAGTCCAACAAAATTAATAGATATTGTTCAAATTGGGAAACAACTGTTAATGACTCGAGGTGCATTGACGACATTTAGTATTGCTAACGATGTAGCAAAATATTTTGCGATTATTCCAGTGTTATTTTATGGAATCTATCCTCAACTAAATGCCTTAAACATCATGCATTTAACAAGCCCAACAAGTGCGATTTTATCGGCGATTATCTATAATGCCGTGATTATTATTGCGCTAATTCCTTTGTCATTAAAGGGTGTAGCCTATAAAGAGTTACCAGCCAGTCAAATCTTACGTCACAATTTATTTGTTTATGGTTTAGGTGGCTTAATTGCACCATTTATCGCAATTAAATTAATTGATATGGCGTTAACAGTAGTTGGTTTAGTTTAA
- the kdpA gene encoding potassium-transporting ATPase subunit KdpA, with protein MSAIVVNQILFLVILIGLGIPLGIYSYRVMSGKKVFLSRVIEPIENQVYKFIGKPAKLEMTAKKYALAIVSFSLFSFLAVFLLMLGQGFLPANPNGFSGTSIGLAFNTAMSFVTNTNWQAYSGEVTLSPFTQMVALTVQNFVSAGVGIAVLFALLRGFIARNKETLGNFWQDLTKAVLYILVPVSFVIALLLVSQGVVQSFSADVPVFSLETGQKILIPLGAAASQIAIKQLGTNGGGYFGANSAFPFENPTVFSNFIENLAILLIPVALIVAFGLFVKNAKQGRTIFIVSLVLLGLALVGVTMSESYTGPSYPGVVESGSLEGKETRFGVGWTSLWAVSTTAASNGSVNGMHDSLTPLGGMIPMFLMQLGEIVFGGAGSGLYGMIAFVILTVFIAGLLVGRTPEYLGKKIDPFDMKMVCLLILTPPLLVLLGTMSFVMLPNGMEWLTNSGPHGFSEVLYAFSSLANNNGSAFAGLTSDTPFLNVVGGVIMLVVRFVPMFAALFLGGNLAKKKMVAVSDGTLSTTNGTFVGMLIGVILLIGALSFLPAMALGPIAEYFMH; from the coding sequence GTGAGTGCAATCGTGGTAAATCAAATTCTTTTTTTAGTTATTTTAATTGGATTGGGCATTCCATTAGGTATTTATAGCTACCGAGTGATGAGTGGCAAAAAAGTTTTTTTAAGTAGAGTTATTGAACCTATTGAAAATCAAGTATATAAGTTCATTGGAAAGCCAGCTAAATTAGAAATGACAGCAAAAAAATATGCTTTAGCAATTGTTTCCTTTAGTTTATTTAGCTTTTTAGCTGTTTTTCTATTGATGCTAGGTCAAGGCTTTTTACCTGCCAACCCAAATGGTTTTTCAGGAACAAGTATTGGATTAGCTTTTAATACAGCCATGAGTTTTGTGACGAACACAAACTGGCAAGCTTATTCAGGAGAGGTAACATTATCTCCCTTTACACAAATGGTCGCATTAACGGTTCAAAATTTTGTTTCCGCAGGTGTGGGAATTGCGGTTCTTTTTGCTTTACTACGTGGATTTATTGCACGTAATAAAGAAACTTTAGGAAATTTTTGGCAAGATTTAACGAAAGCTGTTTTATATATATTAGTTCCGGTATCATTCGTGATTGCCTTGCTGTTAGTATCTCAAGGAGTTGTACAATCTTTTAGCGCTGATGTGCCAGTATTTAGTTTAGAAACTGGGCAAAAGATTTTGATTCCGTTAGGTGCAGCAGCAAGTCAAATTGCGATTAAACAATTAGGGACAAATGGTGGTGGATATTTTGGGGCTAACTCAGCCTTTCCATTTGAAAATCCAACTGTCTTTAGTAACTTTATCGAAAATTTAGCGATTTTATTAATTCCAGTAGCTTTAATTGTCGCCTTTGGTTTATTTGTAAAAAATGCGAAACAAGGAAGAACTATTTTCATTGTTTCATTGGTACTTTTAGGTTTGGCTTTAGTGGGCGTAACCATGAGCGAAAGTTATACTGGACCTAGTTATCCAGGAGTTGTTGAAAGTGGGAGTTTAGAAGGGAAAGAAACCCGTTTTGGTGTTGGATGGACGAGTCTTTGGGCCGTTAGCACTACAGCAGCTTCTAATGGATCGGTGAATGGCATGCATGATAGTTTAACGCCATTAGGTGGTATGATTCCAATGTTCTTAATGCAACTTGGTGAGATTGTCTTCGGAGGTGCAGGTAGTGGATTATATGGCATGATTGCCTTTGTCATCTTAACTGTATTTATTGCAGGGTTATTAGTTGGACGAACTCCTGAGTATTTAGGGAAGAAAATTGATCCTTTTGACATGAAAATGGTGTGTCTACTAATTTTAACTCCACCACTTTTAGTATTATTAGGTACAATGAGTTTCGTCATGTTGCCAAATGGAATGGAGTGGCTAACAAATTCGGGTCCACATGGTTTTTCAGAAGTATTATATGCCTTTTCTTCCCTAGCTAATAATAATGGGAGTGCTTTTGCAGGCTTAACCTCAGATACACCATTCTTAAATGTCGTTGGTGGAGTGATTATGTTAGTTGTACGCTTTGTTCCAATGTTTGCAGCTTTATTTTTAGGTGGTAATTTAGCGAAGAAAAAAATGGTCGCTGTTAGTGATGGGACGTTATCAACAACCAATGGAACGTTTGTCGGAATGTTGATTGGGGTTATCTTGTTGATTGGAGCATTGAGTTTCTTACCAGCTATGGCACTGGGACCAATTGCAGAGTATTTTATGCATTAA